The sequence below is a genomic window from Falco rusticolus isolate bFalRus1 chromosome 8, bFalRus1.pri, whole genome shotgun sequence.
ATAGGTTTATCAGATTGATTAACTTTGTTAAGTATTAAATTTTTGGATTATTGTTTCTTGCTTTAAGACCCAATAGGTAGCCATATGGGAAACAAGGCTTCTTGTTGATTAAGCTTCTAACAGAGCATTTTGTGAGTTAACTGAAATAATGTCATGTTTTTTATGAGCATTTACTATGTCTGTCTGTCCTTCCTGTTTGTGACTGCATTAAATTCATACCTCTTTTTAAGAGCTTGGTGAGATAAAAATTATGTGCTAGTGTAAGGTTTATCTGTGTTTCTGACTGGCCCCTGCACCTTGTCGGGCTACATGAATCACCGGGGTTTTAACTGCCTCAGGGTTTAAGCTGAAGTGAAActtattttgtttcagcaaaacacTGATTGTTATGTATGATTACTAGCCACAGGTTAGAGTGACAGTTTGGAAGGATACTGCCTTAATGCAGTTTTTAGCTTGCGCTATCCAGGATTTTTAGGAGGGGGGTTTTGCATCATGCAGAACATTAAAATGCAGCAAGTTTGCCAAAACATAATGGTGAACTTTTATCGTGATGGAATTCATGGTCGCGTGATCTTGTTGCATTTTGAGTCTTCTGAGTTGGTATGGCTGCCACACTTGAAGTTACATTTGTGCCACAGATAGAAAATGTTGTGTCTGTTAGTAGCATATATAACACACTTTAATAGAATGGTGGAATTTCTGGCTCGCAATTACTGTTCAGGCTTGGTGCACCtttgttttgtatgtttatGTAACAATTGAATTTTTGTCAGTACAGGGAAACACCTGACAAAAATTTTGACCTTGTTTTGCAGGatcttgttttcattaagtTTAGTAGACAGAGCACATCATCCTGTTaacttgctttctctgttaGAGACTTCTGCCTGGGTAGTCTCCAGTTAAATCATAGGTAGGTAAAGGCAGTCAGAAGAGTTTAAGCTGACTCCTGCTTTGAGTTCCCTGGGGAGAGGGGTCCACACTTGTGAGGTATAAAAGACCGGTGAAGCCTCCCTCGCTCATAAAAAGGTTTGTTCAAACACAGTTTACCATAATTTATACTATTCAGTGTGAATATTTCACTTGTGTGGAGGGCTGTGTGTGGAGGGCTGCACGCTGTATCACTTGGGTGCAGGCAGTGGTACTCTCAGCACAAGCCCGAAGGCAGGGTAGGCTTAGTACTGCTAGCCACAGCTACCATTCAGCAAGGTGGCTGGATGTTTCTGCGTGATCTCCCGCGGTGTACTGTAAGCAGTTTTAAAGTCTTGGGGGAGGGTGGGTGGTTTTTATACAACTTAAATATTCATTGTTCCTTGCTGTCCACGCTGTACACCTTCCGTGTAAGTCTAGTAATACAGAGCTGTACCGGAAAGAAATTGGcctaaaacaagcaaacaaaagaaacgTGGTTGTTTTCTGTTGAGGCTTACTGGTGGCATACAGAAGCATATGCACACGTGCATGCTCTCCACCTACGGAATTAAAGAAGGGCTATGATTTGTGCAACCCTTGTTTAGACAGATTTAAGCAGAATTAGTGTAAAAAGAGTCTTTCTGTTGGGGAAGTTGGTATCTTGGGAAGATCATGATCTTCAAGTGGGATTTCTAACATCCACCAGTCTCTGGTGTCCCTTCCCTCCCAACTGTCACCATTTTGTGCAGGAGCTGGGTATCCTGCCTTGTGCCAGTAGAAGCCACAGCCACTACGTTTGCTGAGTAGTTGGTAGCCTCAGCCTTTTCACTTCTTCCAGACCAGCCTTTCtgagagattaattttttgCTGGCTGCTGAACAAGGTCACTGAGACAGTTCTAGAGGAAGCCAGAGGGCAAAACCAGGGTGCCGGAGAACTAAGGGCAATTGGAGAGACTGTAAGTTAACAAAAGGACGGGAACATTTTGGGGGAgggtgagagaggaagaaataggAAGTGGAACAGTAAAGACAAAGAACAGTGCCAGGAGGGCTGGTCCTTGAAACTGCTGCATGATGGGAACGGGAGGAGCTAAGCTGGGCTGGGTCTCCTCCGGAAGCGTTTTTCACCGGGGCCTTGGTTCAGTTAGGACACAGAGGAACTGATGGGTGCAGTGAGTGAGAGGTGCCGAGGCATGGGATGACGTGGAGGCAGAACTATTTGGGGCCTGAAGATCAGATAGTGCTTGCTCCCAGCCTTTTGATAAAAGGACAACTCGTGCCAGTGCCGTAAGTCAGGCACGTTTTCTGAGCTGATAACTAGCGTGTGCCTTTTGGAAGGAATTTGTATGCCTCGTTCTATCAAAGGGTATGTTACGATTTTGAGTTTTTAAAGGTAGATAGGTTGAAATCAACGAACGAttgttttcattgcaaaattttaacaaattttaGCTCTTCCAACTCTCCGTAACGCTGGCTTCACAAGCTTCAGAGAGTGTGGTAGCTGTACCGATTGCTGATCATGTGGTTCATGCCGCAGGGAGGGTGCTGGTGACCAACAGATCATACTGTGAACCTTACCATTGAAGGCAAAGTTCTACACTTTAAAGAGGGTGAAAATGCCAGAAGTTAATTACTGCTTAAATTCTCTTGTGAACGGGGAAGTTCTATCacttaaataatttcagaggAATGTTTAGCCTTTCAGTTCCCTGTATTCACTGACCACTGCTGCTGAATTTGGTGCTGGTAGCTGACTTTTGATTTTAGTTCAGTAAATAACCTTACATGAAAATGCATGTTAAAAATAGGCTAGGGTGAGTTGGAGAGGGTCTTCAGAGAAAGGATGTAAGTCATGGAGAGTCTGATGACACAGCTGGACAATGGtactgagatatttttaaaaaaggggagaTAAAATTAATTGATTTACCGTTCCCTCACTGCCTTTTAATTAGGATGTATATATGGGAACAAATGTACTGGGCTGTGCTGTATGCTAGAAAGTTCTGGCTATGCTGCTTACTGTGTCCGcttaaaacaaaagtgaaacCTGGGTTATTTTTGTGGCTTGTTCACTGATTTTTCTCACAAGCACTGTAATGATTCATTTCCTAAAGCTGGAACCATGATAGGTGGAGTAGGGAACTTCTGCTTTATGACCACAGCTTATTACTTTTCTGTAACATACATTTTGTAAGTCATGTGACAATATAGACCATAGTACAAAAGGCCATACTTATCCTGGAACTTGGAGACTATGGCTGTCTCACTTTTTTCAGAGTGGTCCCAGCAGTCCTCCAGCCTGTCTTCCCATGTAAGTGTtgtaaaattataattattatcattattattactattaaacAGTTGCTTGTTGTATCAGTTGTGTCTTTAATTTAGTGAAGTgggagaaaaagacagaagcCGTTAAATATTCTTTTAGTGTGCTCCCTGTGTTTGCAGACAGGCTTAAATATAGTGTGTTAGGTCGCAAATCTGTTCTAATTGCAGTAATTTTGTGGGTTTGAAACTTAAACtctttgagaaataaaaccaaaaattccCTTTACAGGATATACTGTTATAAGCACATGCCTTGTATCTTAAACAAAAGGCATGGTTTATGTGAGAAGGAAGATAACTTCCTAACTAGCTACCAAGAAAGTATTCTCTTTCCTGTGTGGGTACAGAAATATTCAGTCAGATCCAAGATCATCGAATTGTGAGGTTAAGCACATATGATTAATTCAGATACCAGTGGTTTTGTGGTTATATGGGCTGAATGGTATACAGATTCCagtctgtttaaaaattaagtttgaatggatttaaagaaaacagtatttgggGGCAGAGCATGAATCGTATATGCTGCATCACAAtgcatgttttgctgttttatcagGTTTTTTGCTAGACAAAGGTTTAAGGTTCAGTTGTATGTTCACTCTTGCTAACTAACAGAATGCTGACCAAGGGCATGCCACAAAAAACTGCTTTGCTGTAGAGTGGTCCTTGGAGGAGAGGGGAGTACAATTGTCTGCTAAtcccgccgccgctgcccccccccccccccccccccccccaatatttACAGTAGTACTGATTCAGTTAGTCAGCTGAGCTGCCTTGGAGTTATTAGCCCTGGTATCAGAACATTTGCAGTAGCAGTAACATTGAAATGCGTTGCCTAATATTCCAGTAGTGTAGGAATAATTTGTTTGCGTTTGCTGTCTGTAACTTTTCTGTCTCCCAGTGACTTCAATGGGACAAGAGACCTCAACTAGATGCATTTCTGTAGAGTTTCTCTTCAGAGATTCCTAGGTGTCTTAGATCTAAGGCAGAGAGAATAAAGTTGCAGATGCTTCACTTACCAGAGGGGCAGTGGAGGCATGTCTTATAAATGTCAAGGTGAGATAGTTAGAAGGCTTGCACTTGGTATTTTCTAACTTCCTCTTGTGCTCAAAAATTGGATCCACAAAGCTGATGGAGGAAGTGGTGTGGAAGGGAGGTGGTATTTGATGCTCAGTGAAACAGAGATAGTTTGACAAGAATTGTGGCCTTTTTAAAAGGGTTGACATGATCTATGTGGGATTTGAATAATACAGATTGATTGAGAGCTGGAAACTGAGTTTTACTTGATGCAGCTAATCCAGAACAGGAAGAGGTGCTTTGGCTGTAATGGCCAAGGTCAGAAGCAGTGCATAAGGAAGGGAGAAGCTAGATAGCCTAGAAGATTCATACTCAAGTGTATCCTATCTTTGTTAAGGTGTAAAACCTGGCAGTCTCATTTACTACATAGTCTCTATTTCAGACTGGCAAGTGGCTCTTGCTCCCAAATGGGATCAAAcctcaaccaaacaaaaccaaactaaaacagCAGCATGCTGTCAGGATTGCGCATCCTGTACGTAGGTACTTTCAGCTGTCTAGGCACACCATAGGAAGCAAGAACAGTCTGTGACTTTGTGAAATTCACTTAGTATagagttttttattttccttgttaaGTCTCAGGAACTGAAAGAGCAAAGCATCAGAGCTATGGTAGCAGGGCCGCCTTTCTCTGCTGAAGTGATTTTGattgcatatatttattttggacCATTCTACATAATATGATGCCTTTTATAATCATGTTGTTGCTCTGCTGTTGCTGACCAATGAGATCAACTTCTGTTTGTTTAGATCCAAATCCTGATGTGAAATGAGTAAAGACTTCCACAAACTCCTTTTTGCCATTTCTGAGGCTTTGATCACAGATGAACTGGAAGCTCTGAAGTTCCTCAGCCTGGAGCACATCCCCATGAGGAAGCTGGAAGCCATCCGGGAGCCCAAAGCCTTCTTCGAAGTGCTGCAGGAGAAAGACATGATGGAGGCGGGGAACCTGTCCTTCCTGAAGGAGCTGCTCTACCGGATCAATCGGATTGACCTCCTGGGTGTCCACCTGGACTCCAGCCGAGCGGAGATGGAGAGGGAGCTTCAGATCCCGGGCAGGGCACGGGTGTCGGCCTACAGGTGAGCACAGAAGCAGTAAACCTTTGCAAAATATACAACAGTACTGTTGTGTActgtcttgttttctgtctgcGCTGTTGTCTTATGAATATCCCAGCACAATTGTATTTATTACAGCATGCCTACATCCCATTGTGAAGTTTTACATTTTGCAGTTCAGCTGTGTAATTGTGGTGTTTTCTTCTCATAAACTTTCTTAATTGGTCTTTCCCTAACCTTTATTCCCAGGCAACTGCTATATGAAATTGCAGAGGACTTGACTCCGGAAGATGTCAAGAGCGTGAAGTTCCTGCTCCAAAAACAAATACCAAAGAACAAGCTCCAGGATAATGCTGTATGCAAAGTGATCTTGCTAAGTTTCTTGCAAGGCTAGTTCAGAATCCGCTAGTTCTTCTAAGAAAGGAGTAAAGAGAAAGCAGCCTGTTCACAAAAATCTGTTGAAAGAATTGTGATGTTAGCTGATAGCTGCTGTGTGAAAGAATGgactcctcttttttttttttttttctttttcctcattgtATCTTTTCTCTAGCATTTTTTGCTGTCCTGTTTCTATTTCTCCTCCACCACCTGTCTCCCTAATCTTTTCATCTTGCAAAATCCGTTCATGCTCTTCCTTTCGTCTTTGCTTGGCATTTGTAAGACATCTGTACATATGCTGTATCTAGGAAGAGTGATGTTTGCTGGAggaaaaacagtgttttggaGTCAGAAATTCAAGTTCTAATGTGAGTTCAACCAAATTTTTGTGTGTCATtggttaaattttattttttattgtaatttggGGTAACAGCATTTTGTTAATTCCCCCACAAAAGTATTAAGAGTTTTGATAAGCTAATTTAATACTAGTAAATAATGAACAGTGTTCTAAAAATGCTTGGTATTATTAAGAAGCTTCCTTAAAAGTCCTGTTTGTATTGTAGCACCTGTAGGAAAATTAGCAGATTTACCTCCAAGTTGTTGGACTACTGaactttacaaaacaaaattagatCTGAACACCTTTTCTGTagtagaaaatgtaaaatggcACAGCTAAATGACTTAACAGCACTTAAGATCTGAACACAGAGGCACAACAGGATGCCATGCTGTTATTCACATCAGTGCTTTGCactgctgaaacaaagcagGATAACTTAGCCGCAGCCAATTTCTAATGATCCTGTCTTAGCCTTAGTGATACTGTGTCCTGACCCTTGTCTTAATGAggtttggaggaaaaagaaatagatcTGTAGCTGGTCAGTCTCTGTGAATGAGTATGTTGTCTTCTGCTCTGTCCAGAAGTGCTTGATGCTGCAATTACTGAAGGTCACGGTATGACTGTGTgttatgtggttttgttttaccaGTCAATGTTGAAGGTCTtcctggaaatggaaagaaacgGGATAATTAAAGAAGATGACCTGGCAGTGCTGAAAGATACATTAAAGGGATTTAGAGCtgatctaaagaaaaaaatcgatacctatgaagaaaaaagaaaaggtaaattaTTTAATCTGTTGTTCAAGAGTAGAGCTAggttttttgtgatttttctggctttattcTTGGCAGTTTAGGAGTCCAGAGGTGAAAGAGAGACCTTACAGTATCCTAGGATAGGCAGAGTGGCTCTTAATACCTGTggtttttgaagttttctgctACTTCATTATCCCATCGTACCTTCTTGTGTCTCTCTTTGAAATACGTTCTGTGCCTTGCAAATGGtttgcttctccctcctcttttttgcctTACATGCAATGTTTCTCTTCAGGAAACAGTGCAGTGCTGGTTTTGGACCAGCATAGGTTTTCAGTCGCTGAAAGAGACTGAAAGTGACAGTTGCCTTGGGGAAACTTGTATTGGGAGGTTGTCACCCTTGTTTTCTGTTAGCCAGACTGTTTGCTCCTAGTCAAAGGAAGCCTCCTTGGAGACTAGGTACTTGGTTAAAGTGTAACCATTAACTTTCTGTACCAGACATGAAATTTCAAGTACATCAGTATATCTGGGCTGTTGCAGCTGAGGTGGTGACTTCTGACACCACAGCTGGGCCTTCATCTTTGTGAAACAGGGTATGTCAAGCAACAACTGAGGCCTATTAAATTTTTCCGCAGAACATTCTTTTGGATGACTCGGGACATATGTGTCTTAGACACATCAATACAGCCCATGTGGTTTCCTGCAGAAATACTCACTAGTTTCCCCAGCATATGCTTGTGTCTctaaaacagcagaagaaaattgcCGAGGGTGGCTAGTGTAAGCAAGCCCTGTGTCAGGGGAATGGCTTTTTAGTAGTATTGTTACTATTTTGTCCCCCTTGATAAGTAGCAAAAGAGCATGTCCTATAGATCTTATTGCCCTGACAATTACATTCCATTTAAACACATCGGTGTAACTTGTAAAAAGGGTAGTGTGATTTATTTCCTTGGGTAGAATCATGGATTTGATCATTTCTTCACTTATTTCAGACAGTTGTATTCAAAGATGTGTTTTGTCGCTTTGAGGAGATCTTCCATTATGCTGGTATGCTGCATCCTCGGTGTGTCCACCCAAATGGTAGAGTTCTGTGGAGAAGCAATGGCCTCAGAAGTAAATGAACTAGCTGTAGTGTACCACGGTAAAAAAATGGGTCTCCTTTTCCACTTATGTATTCCATAGTGGAGGTGCTATTGGCTTGCCTGGGGTGACAGCTCACATTCAGCCTTTTATTATCTGGATCTTGCCACCAGtgaaagagcagagaagaaatggagCACAACTTCAATAACCAGCAGTCTGTGAAACTGGAACCCTGCTTAGCCCAGCTCCACAAAATGATGGTGTCTCAGTGATGTGGAAACCACCCTCTACCCCACTCTTGTACTGTTTTTCTGAGTGTTGAAACAGGCACAGTGGAGGATTTATCTTTTTAGTCctaaaatgttctgtttgtCTTCTCCCTCTTAGAAAATGATTCTAAGGAAAAATTCCACCACCCAGTATCTGCGTCTGTGCATGCAGCAGAAcaaggagcagagggggagacACCACACCTGGTGAGAAATACCTCAAGATCCCCTTTAAAGTATTTCTCCAACTCCTGGAAGGGAGGAGCATAAACTCTTAAAGACTAAGCAGGTGGAAGAGCTGAAAGGGAGGGGTTCTGGCTTTATATGTAGGCCTTGGAACAATGCCTGTTTCCAAAACAAGAGCAAACGTTGTTCCTTTGTGAGGACCTGGCAAGAAATGAAGGAGTACTTTTGTGTGAAGAAAACCAGTCTTAATGATAATGGAGTCGGGGACATTAAAGTCCTGGTCAGGATACTCCTGGACAGATGGAAAGGGAATCACAGAATCTACTACCTCATGCTCGGAGGGaatgtttttcctctgcacATGCAAATTTGCATTTCTGGATGCTCGCTTCCTCCCATGCTGAAATCATATCCTAACcacagagagagaggaggagggattCAGGGAGACAAAGCAGATTCCTCTCCCCTGTAGCTAGCTTGTATACTTAcacttttcttttctggtttcttgGCCCTCATGCTATTTTTTTGTGCTTGGACATGAAGGACCAACAACCCGTGTATAGCATCTTTCTCTTTTGGATGCATGGCACTGCTTTCTtatcagcttgctttctttctacAGGTTGTGGAatcatataaaatgaaaaataacccCCATGGTTACTGTGTGATTCTTaacaactacatttttaaaaatccatcagAAGCCAGAGAAGGAACAGTGAAAGATGGAGGTAAGTACTTAATCCAattactggtttgtttttttctctgaaaaaattaTCTAATCTTTCTGGTGAAGAAGAATCATGTCCACTTAAGCTTAGGTCTCTTATTCCCTTAAATTCTCTTTAATTCTCAAATAAATGCTACTGCTTTATCATTTTCCTTAAAGCCTGTCTTTCTGCAAGAGTCACTTTTAAGATAAGCAAGAGTgtatcttaaataaaaattaaaacctgtttcATGAAAGCACACATCACTGATCTTTTAACTTCATCCAGCCCGTCTGCTGGCTGCTTGCTTCCCAGCTACTCTCTCACCA
It includes:
- the LOC119152630 gene encoding caspase-8-like isoform X1; amino-acid sequence: MSKDFHKLLFAISEALITDELEALKFLSLEHIPMRKLEAIREPKAFFEVLQEKDMMEAGNLSFLKELLYRINRIDLLGVHLDSSRAEMERELQIPGRARVSAYRQLLYEIAEDLTPEDVKSVKFLLQKQIPKNKLQDNASMLKVFLEMERNGIIKEDDLAVLKDTLKGFRADLKKKIDTYEEKRKENDSKEKFHHPVSASVHAAEQGAEGETPHLVVESYKMKNNPHGYCVILNNYIFKNPSEAREGTVKDGEAVKRVFKWLQFETVEHMDLEAKQMYAKVEEYSKKDHSNMDCFVCFIFSHGEKDKIKGVDHQFVNIRDLVSCFSGSNCPSLAGKPKLFFIQACQGSAGHPAVTVKEDFSSHLEVDATPMISIPDQADILIGMATVEDYECYRCTKTGSIYVQCLCDKMELLCPLRKDLITILTEVNKEVGGRVLNGWKQMPKITSTLRKQLIFQISQCQSTEK
- the LOC119152630 gene encoding caspase-8-like isoform X2, with protein sequence MSKDFHKLLFAISEALITDELEALKFLSLEHIPMRKLEAIREPKAFFEVLQEKDMMEAGNLSFLKELLYRINRIDLLGVHLDSSRAEMERELQIPGRARVSAYRQLLYEIAEDLTPEDVKSVKFLLQKQIPKNKLQDNASMLKVFLEMERNGIIKEDDLAVLKDTLKGFRADLKKKIDTYEEKRKENDSKEKFHHPVSASVHAAEQGAEGETPHLVVESYKMKNNPHGYCVILNNYIFKNPSEAREGTVKDGEAVKRVFKWLQFETVEHMDLEAKQMYAKVEEYSKKDHSNMDCFVCFIFSHGEKDKIKGVDHQFVNIRDLVSCFSGSNCPSLAGKPKLFFIQACQGSAGHPAVTVKEDFSSHLEVDATPMISIPDQADILIGMATVEDYECYRCTKTGSIYVQCLCDKMELLCPLRKDLITILTEVNKEVGGRVLNGWKQMPKITSTLRKQLIFQISQ